From Amia ocellicauda isolate fAmiCal2 chromosome 12, fAmiCal2.hap1, whole genome shotgun sequence, a single genomic window includes:
- the LOC136765031 gene encoding mucin-2-like, translating into TTTTTASPSTTTETPTTTTTASSTSISEAPTTTTESPTTTTEAPTSRTETPTATLSAASTTTVDTLSTTTTAASTTTTEAPTTRTEGTTTTTAASTTTTTEASTTTIETPSTTTTAAPTTTTEAPTTTTTTASTTTTTEASTTTIETPTTTTTAAPTITTEAPTTATTTASTSSTTESPTTTTETPTATLSAASTTTVDTLSTTTTAASTTTTEAPTTTTEGTTTTTAASTTTIESPTTTTTAAPTTTTEYPTTTTAASTTTTIASPSTTTETPTTTTTASSTSISEAPTTTTEGTTTTTAASTTTIETPTTMTTAAPTTTSEYPTTTTAASTTTTIASPSTTTTTTASSTTVSEAPTTTTEGTTTTTASSTTISEAPTTTTESPTTTTEASTSTTEAPTTTTAASTTTIETPTTTTTAGPTTTFEAPTTATTTASTSSTTESPSTTTETPTATLSAASTSTVDTLSTTTTAASTTTTEAPTTTTEGTTTTTAASTTTIETPTTTTTAGPTTTTEYPTTTTAASTTTTIASPSTTTETPTTTTTASSTTISEAPTTTTEGTTTTTASSTTISEAPTTTTESSTTTTEAPTSTTEAPTTTTATSTTTTTEALTTTIETPTTTTTAGPTTTTEAPTTATTTASTSSTTESPTTTTETPTATLSAASTTTVDTLSSTTTAASTTTTEAPTTTTEYPTTTTAASSTTTTASPSTTTETPTTTTTASSTSISEAPTTTTESPTTTTEAPTSTTETPTATLSAASTTTVDTLSTTTTAASTTTTEAPTTTTEGTTTTTAASTTTTTEAPTTTTEGSTTTTAASTATIETPTTTTTAAPTTTTENPTTTTAASTTTTTASPSTTTETPTTTTTASSTTISEAPSTTTEGTTTTTASSTTISEAPTTTTEGTTTTSASSTTISEAPTTTTESSTTTTEAPTTTTATSTTTRTEALTTTIETPTATTTAAPTTTTEYPTTTTATSTTTTTASPSTTTETPTTTTTASSTSISEAPTTTTESPTTTTEAPTSRTETPTATLSAASTTTVDTLSTTTTAASTTTTEGTTTTTAASTTTTTEALTTTIETPTTTTTAGPTTTTEAPTTATTTASTSSTTESPTTTTSTTTVDTLSSTTTAASTTTTEAPTTTTEYPTTTTAASTTTIETPTTTTTAAPTTTTENPTTTTAASTTTTIASPSTTTETSTTTTTASSTTISEAPTTTTESPTTTTKASTSTTEAPTTTTAASTTTIETPTTTTTAGPTTTFEAPTTATTTASTSSTTESPTTTTETPTATFSAASTTTVDTLSTTTAASTTTTEAPTTTTEAPTSTTAASTTTTTEASTTTIETPTTTTTAGPTTATTTASTSSTTESPTTTTETPTATLSAASTTTVDTLSTTTAASTTTTEAPTTTTEGTTTTTAASTTTIETPTTTTTAGPTTTTEYPTTTTAASTTTTIASPSTTTETPTTTTTASSTTISEAPTTTTEGTTTTTASSTTTTEAPTSTTEAPTTTTATSTTTTTEALTTTIETPTTTTTAGPTTTTESPSTATTTASTSSTTESPTTTTETPTAT; encoded by the exons actaccaccacaacagcatctccctctaccacaactgaaactcccactactacgacaactgcatccTCCACTTccatatctgaagctcccactaccacaacggagtctcccactaccacaaccgaagctcccacttccagaactgaaactcccactgctacgttaagtgcagcatccactaccacagttgatactctcagtactacgacaactgcagcttccactaccacaaccgaagctcccactaccagaactgaaggtaccactacaacaactgcagcttcgactaccaccacaactgaagcttcgactactacaattgaaactccctctactacgacaactgcagctcccactaccacaactgaagctcccactactacgacaactacagcttcgactaccaccacaactgaagcttcgactactacaattgaaactcccactactacgacaactgcagcacccactatcacaactgaagctcccactactgcgacaactacagcttccactagcagcacaacagaatctcccactaccacaactgaaactcccactgctacgttaagtgcagcatccactaccacagttgatactctcagtactacgacaactgcagcttccactaccacaaccgaagctcccactaccacaactgaaggtaccactacaacaactgcagcttcaactACTACAATTGAatctcccactactacgacaactgcagctcccactacgacAACTGAatatcccactactacaactgcagcttcaactaccaccacaatagcatctccctctaccacaactgaaactcccactactacgacaactgcatcttccacttccatatctgaagctcccactaccacaactgaaggtaccactactacaactgcagcttcgactactacaattgaaactcccactactatgacaactgcagctcccactacgacATCTGAatatcccactactacaactgcagcttcaactaccaccacaatagcatctccctctaccactactacgacaactgcatcttccactaccgtatctgaagctcccactaccacaactgaaggtaccactactacaactgcatcttccactaccatatctgaagctcccactacgaCAACAGagtctcccactaccacaaccgaagcttccacttccacaactgaagctcccactactacaactgcagcttcgactactacaattgaaactcccactactacgacaactgcaggtcCCACTACCACAtttgaagctcccactactgcgacaactacagcttccactagcagcacaacagaatctcccagtaccacaactgaaactcctactgctacgttaagtgcagcatccactagcacagttgatactctcagtactacgacaactgcagcttccactaccacaaccgaagctcccactaccacaactgaaggtaccactactacaactgcagcttcgactactacaattgaaactcccactactacgacaactgcaggtcCCACTACGACAACTGAatatcccactactacaactgcagcttcaactaccaccacaatagcatctccctctaccacaactgaaactcccactactacgacaactgcatcttccactaccatatctgaagctcccactaccacaactgaaggtaccactactacaactgcatcttccactaccatatctgaagctcccactaccacaacagagtcttccactaccacaaccgaagctcccacttccacaactgaagctcccactactacaactgcaacttcgactaccaccacaactgaagctttgactactacaattgaaactcccactactacgacaactgcaggtcccactaccacaactgaagctcccactactgcgacaactacagcttccactagcagcacaacagaatctcccactaccacaactgaaactcccactgctacgttaagtgcagcatccactaccacagttgatactctcagttctacgacaactgcagcttccactaccacaaccgaagctcccactaccacaactgaatatcccactactacaactgcagcttcaagtaccaccacaacagcatctccctctaccacaactgaaactcccactactacgacaactgcatcttccacttccatatctgaagctcccactaccacaacagagtctcccactaccacaaccgaagctcccacttcaacaactgaaactcccactgctacgttaagtgcagcatccactaccacagttgatactctcagtactacgacaactgcagcttccactaccactaccgaagctcccactaccacaactgaaggtaccactacaacaactgcagcttcgactaccaccacaaccgaagctcccactaccacaactgaaggttccactactacaactgcagcttcgactgctacaattgaaactcccactactacgacaactgcagctcccactaccacaactgaaaatcccactactacaactgcagcttcaactaccaccacaacagcatctccctctaccacaactgaaactcccactactacaacaactgcatcttccactaccatatctgaagctcccagtaccacaactgaaggtaccactactacaactgcatcttccactaccatatctgaagctcccactaccacaactgaaggtaccactactacatctgcatcttccactaccatatctgaagctcccactaccacaacagagtcttccactaccacaactgaagctcccactactacaactgcaactTCGACTACCACCAGAACTGAAGCTTtgactactacaattgaaactcccactgctacgacaactgcagctcccactaccacaactgaatatcccactactacaactgcaacttcaactaccaccacaacagcatctccctctaccacaactgaaactcccactactacgacaactgcatccTCCACTTccatatctgaagctcccactaccacaacggagtctcccactaccacaaccgaagctcccacttccagaactgaaactcccactgctacgttaagtgcagcatccactaccacagttgatactctcagtactacgacaactgcagcttccactaccacaactgaaggtaccactacaacaactgcagcttcgactaccaccacaactgaagctttgactactacaattgaaactcccactactacgacaactgcaggtcccactaccacaactgaagctcccactactgcgacaactacagcttccactagcagcacaacagaatctcccactaccacaa catccactaccacagttgatactctcagttctacgacaactgcagcttccactaccacaaccgaagctcccactaccacaactgaatatcccactactacaactgcagcttcgactactacaattgaaactcccactactacgacaactgcagctcccactaccacaactgaaaatcccactactacaactgcagcttcaactaccaccacaatagCATCTCCCTCTACCACTACTGAAACttccactactacgacaactgcatcttccactaccatatctgaagctcccactacgaCAACAGagtctcccactaccacaaccaaAGCTTCCActtccacaactgaagctcccactactacaactgcagcttcgactactacaattgaaactcccactactacgacaactgcaggtcCCACTACCACAtttgaagctcccactactgcgacaactacagcttccactagcagcacaacagaatctcccactaccacaactgaaactcctaCTGCTACGTTTagtgcagcatccactaccacagttgatactctcagtacgacaactgcagcttccactaccacaaccgaagctcccactaccacaactgaagctcccactagtacaactgcagcttcgactaccaccacaactgaagcttcgactactacaattgaaactcccactactacgacaactgcaggtcccactactgcgacaactacagcttccactagcagcacgacagaatctcccactaccacaactgaaactcccactgctacgttaagtgcagcatccactaccacagttgatactctcagtacgacaactgcagcttccactaccacaaccgaagctcccactaccacaactgaaggtaccactactacaactgcagcttcgactactacaattgaaactcccactactacgacaactgcaggtcCCACTACGACAACTGAatatcccactactacaactgcagcttcaactaccaccacaatagcatctccctctaccacaactgaaactcccactactacgacaactgcatcttccactaccatatctgaagctcccactaccacaactgaaggtaccactactacaactgcatcttccactaccacaaccgaagctcccacttccacaactgaagctcccactactacaactgcaacttcgactaccaccacaactgaagctttgactactacaattgaaactcccactactacgacaactgcaggtcccactaccacaactgaatctCCCAGTACTGCGACAACTACAGCTTCCACTAGCAgcacaacagaatctcccactaccacaactgaaactcccactgctacg
- the LOC136765032 gene encoding mucin-2-like: protein TPSTTTTASSTSISEAPTTTTESPTTTTEAPTSRTETPTATLSAASTTTVDTLSTTTTAASTTTTEAPTTRTEGTTTTTAASTTTTTEASTTTIETPSTTTTAAPTTTTEAPTTTTTTASTTTTTEASTTTIETPTTTTTAAPTITTEAPTTATTTASTSSTTESPTTTTETPTATLSAASTTTVDTLSTTTTAASTTTTEAPTTTTEGTTTTTAASTTTTTEASTTTIETPTTTTTAGPTTTTEAPTTATTTASTSSTTESPTTTTETPTAILSAASTSTVDTLSTTTTAASTTTTEAPTTTTEGTTTTTAASTTTIESPTTTTTAAPTTTTEYPTTTTAASTTTTIASPSTTIETPTTTTTASSTSISEAPTTTTEGTTTTTAASTTTIETPTTTTTAAPTTTTENPTTTTAASTTTTIASPSTTTETSTTTTTASSTTISEAPTTITESPTTTTEASTSTTEAPTTTTAASTTTTTEASTTTIETPTTTTTAGPTTTFEAPTTATTTASTSSTTESPTTTTETPTATFSAASTTTVDTLSTTTAASTTTTEAPTTTTEAPTSTTAASTTTTTEASTTTIETPTTTTTAGPTTATTTASTSSTTESPTTTTDTPTATLSAASTTTVDTLSTTTAASTTTTEAPTTTTEGTTTTTAASTTTIETPTTTTTAGPTTTTEYPTTTTAASTTTTIASPSTTTETPTTTTTAYSTTISEAPTTTTEGTTTTTASSTTISEAPTTTTESSTTTTEAPTSTTEAPTTTTATSTTTTTEALTTTIETPTTTTTAGPTTTTEAPTTATTTASTSSTTESPTTTTETPTAILSAASTSTVDTLSTTTTAASTTTTEAPTTTTEGTTTTTAASTTTIESPTTTTTAAPTTTTEYPTTTTAASTTTTIASPSTTTETPTTTTTASSTSISEAPTTTTEGTTTTTAASTTTIETPTTTTTAAPTTTTENPTTTTAASTTTTIASPSTTTETSTTTTTASSTTISEAPTTITESPTTTTEASTSTTEAPTTTTAASTTTTTEASTTTIETPTTTTTAGPTTTFEAPTTATTTASTSSTTESPTTTTETPTATFSAASTTTVDTLSTTTAASTTTTEAPTTTTEAPTSTTAASTTTTKAPTTTTEYPTTTTAASSTTTTASPSTTTETPTTTTTASSTSISEAPTTTTESPTTTTEAPTSTTEGTTTTTAASTTTTTEAPTTTTEGSTTTTAASTATIETPTTTTTAAPTTTTENPTTTTAASTTTTTASPSTTTETPTTTTTASSTTISEAPSTTTEGTTTTTASSTTISEAPTTT from the exons actcccagtactacgacaactgcatccTCCACTTccatatctgaagctcccactaccacaacggagtctcccactaccacaaccgaagctcccacttccagaactgaaactcccactgctacgttaagtgcagcatccactaccacagttgatactctcagtactacgacaactgcagcttccactaccacaaccgaagctcccactaccagaactgaaggtaccactacaacaactgcagcttcgactaccaccacaactgaagcttcgactactacaattgaaactccctctactacgacaactgcagctcccactaccacaactgaagctcccactactacgacaactacagcttcgactaccaccacaactgaagcttcgactactacaattgaaactcccactactacgacaactgcagcacccactatcacaactgaagctcccactactgcgacaactacagcttccactagcagcacaacagaatctcccactaccacaactgaaactcccactgctacgttaagtgcagcatccactaccacagttgatactctcagtactacgacaactgcagcttccactaccacaaccgaagctcccactaccacaactgaaggtaccactactacaactgcagcttcgactaccaccacaactgaagcttcgactactacaattgaaactcccactactacgacaactgcaggtcccactaccacaactgaagctcccactactgcgacaactacagcttccactagcagcacaacagaatctcccactaccacaactgaaactcccactgctattttaagtgcagcatccactagcacagttgatactctcagtactacgacaactgcagcttccactaccacaaccgaagctcccactaccacaactgaaggtaccactacaacaactgcagcttcaactACTACAATTGAatctcccactactacgacaactgcagctcccactacgacAACTGAatatcccactactacaactgcagcttcaactaccaccacaatagcatctccctctaccacaattgaaactcccactactacgacaactgcatcttccacttccatatctgaagctcccactaccacaactgaaggtaccactactacaactgcagcttcgactactacaattgaaactcccactactacgacaactgcagctcccactaccacaactgaaaatcccactactacaactgcagcttcaactaccaccacaatagCATCTCCCTCTACCACTACTGAAACttccactactacgacaactgcatcttccactaccatatctgaagctcccactacgaTAACAGagtctcccactaccacaaccgaagcttccacttccacaactgaagctcccactactacaactgcagcttcgactaccaccacaactgaagcttcgactactacaattgaaactcccactactacgacaactgcaggtcCCACTACCACAtttgaagctcccactactgcgacaactacagcttccactagcagcacaacagaatctcccactaccacaactgaaactcctaCTGCTACGTTTagtgcagcatccactaccacagttgatactctcagtacgacaactgcagcttccactaccacaaccgaagctcccactaccacaactgaagctcccactagtacaactgcagcttcgactaccaccacaactgaagcatcgactactacaattgaaactcccactactacgacaactgcaggtcccactactgcgacaactacagcttccactagcagcacgacagaatctcccactaccacaactgacactcccactgctacgttaagtgcagcatccactaccacagttgatactctcagtacgacaactgcagcttccactaccacaaccgaagctcccactaccacaactgaaggtaccactactacaactgcagcttcgactactacaattgaaactcccactactacgacaactgcaggtcCCACTACGACAACTGAatatcccactactacaactgcagcttcaactaccaccacaatagcatctccctctaccacaactgaaactcccactactacgacaactgcatattccactaccatatctgaagctcccactaccacaactgaaggtaccactactacaactgcatcttccactaccatatctgaagctcccactaccacaacagagTCTTCCACTACtacaaccgaagctcccacttccacaactgaagctcccactactacaactgcaacttcgactaccaccacaactgaagctttgactactacaattgaaactcccactactacgacaactgcaggtcccactaccacaactgaagctcccactactgcgacaactacagcttccactagcagcacaacagaatctcccactaccacaactgaaactcccactgctattttaagtgcagcatccactagcacagttgatactctcagtactacgacaactgcagcttccactaccacaaccgaagctcccactaccacaactgaaggtaccactacaacaactgcagcttcaactACTACAATTGAatctcccactactacgacaactgcagctcccactacgacAACTGAatatcccactactacaactgcagcttcaactaccaccacaatagcatctccctctaccacaactgaaactcccactactacgacaactgcatcttccacttccatatctgaagctcccactaccacaactgaaggtaccactactacaactgcagcttcgactactacaattgaaactcccactactacgacaactgcagctcccactaccacaactgaaaatcccactactacaactgcagcttcaactaccaccacaatagCATCTCCCTCTACCACTACTGAAACttccactactacgacaactgcatcttccactaccatatctgaagctcccactacgaTAACAGagtctcccactaccacaaccgaagcttccacttccacaactgaagctcccactactacaactgcagcttcgactaccaccacaactgaagcttcgactactacaattgaaactcccactactacgacaactgcaggtcCCACTACCACAtttgaagctcccactactgcgacaactacagcttccactagcagcacaacagaatctcccactaccacaactgaaactcctaCTGCTACGTTTagtgcagcatccactaccacagttgatactctcagtacgacaactgcagcttccactaccacaaccgaagctcccactaccacaactgaagctcccactagtacaactgcagcttcgactaccaccacaa aagctcccactaccacaactgaatatcccactactacaactgcagcttcaagtaccaccacaacagcatctccctctaccacaactgaaactcccactactacgacaactgcatcttccacttccatatctgaagctcccactaccacaacagagtctcccactaccacaaccgaagctcccacttccacaactgaaggtaccactacaacaactgcagcttcgactaccaccacaaccgaagctcccactaccacaactgaaggttccactactacaactgcagcttcgactgctacaattgaaactcccactactacgacaactgcagctcccactaccacaactgaaaatcccactactacaactgcagcttcaactaccaccacaacagcatctccctctaccacaactgaaactcccactactacaacaactgcatcttccactaccatatctgaagctcccagtaccacaactgaaggtaccactactacaactgcatcttccactaccatatctgaagctcccactaccaca